The following proteins are co-located in the Pseudomonas antarctica genome:
- a CDS encoding efflux RND transporter permease subunit, with the protein MLGLVKTALQKPYTFIVLAIFICIVGPMAALRTPTDVFPDIGIPVVAVVWQYNGLSPDAMAGRVIYTYERSLSTTVNDIEHIESQSLPGMGIVKIFFQPGVDIRTANAQVTAVSQTVLKQMPPGITPPLILNYSASTVPILQMAFSSPSLSEAKIRDLVQNNIRLPLSALPGLAMPTPMGGKQRQITLDLDPQALAAKGLSAQDVGNALALQNQIIPVGTAKLGPNEYTILLNNSPKAIDELNDLPIKTVDGAIITIGQVAHVRDGSPPQTNIVRVDGHRAVLMPALKNGSISTLSIIDGIRQMLPRINETLPPSLKTSLLGDASVFVKQSVGSVAQEGIIAALLTSAMILLFLGSWRSTLIIAASIPLAVLSAIALLAVTGQTLNVMTLGGLALAVGILVDDATVTIENINWHLEQGKAVKTAILDGAAQIVGPAFVSLLCICIVFVPMFLLQGIAGYLFRPMALAVIFAMASSFILSRTLVPTLAMFLLKPHTPEQGAGHHPEDQFINHHEGEQHKKPRNRALQSVLNFQQGFERHFSNIRDTYLGLLTLALGARKRFIVGFLACVLASFLLLPSLGQDFFPATDAGALALHVRLPLGTRIEESAAAFDRIEARIREVIPAEELDTIVDNIGIPLSGIDMAYSSSGTIGPQDGDIQVTLKKDHAPTADYVKKLREALPESFPGSHFAFLPADISSQILNFGAPAPLDVKISGRSDEENRAYAVELERRLQHVPGIADLRIQQSTGYPSLQVNVDRMRANGLGITERDVTNSMVASLAGSSQTAPTFWLNPANGVSYSIVAATPQYRLDSLPSLEALPVTGADGQSQILGGVATISRVQSPAVVTHYNIEPTLDLYANVQGRDLGGVARDVQKVLDDTASMRPKGAVISLHGQIDALHEAFSGLSFGLLGAVVLIYLLIVVNFQSWADPFVIITALPAALAGIVWMLFLSGTSLSVPALTGAILCMGVATANSILVVSFCRERLAEHGDALKAAMEAGYTRFRPVCMTALAMIIGMLPLAISEEQNAPLGRAVIGGLIFATVATLLFVPVVFSLVHGRHPTRAAAGETPHVV; encoded by the coding sequence ATGCTCGGGCTGGTAAAGACCGCACTGCAAAAGCCGTACACGTTTATCGTGTTGGCCATATTCATCTGCATCGTCGGGCCGATGGCGGCCCTCAGAACCCCTACGGATGTTTTCCCCGACATCGGCATCCCTGTGGTCGCCGTGGTCTGGCAGTACAACGGCCTGTCACCGGACGCCATGGCCGGTCGGGTGATCTACACCTATGAACGCTCCCTGAGCACCACCGTTAACGACATCGAACACATCGAATCGCAATCGCTGCCCGGCATGGGCATCGTGAAGATCTTCTTCCAGCCCGGCGTGGATATCCGCACCGCCAACGCCCAAGTGACGGCGGTTTCACAAACCGTGCTCAAGCAGATGCCGCCGGGCATCACGCCACCGCTGATTCTCAACTACAGCGCCTCCACGGTGCCCATCCTGCAGATGGCGTTCTCCAGCCCCAGCCTCTCGGAAGCCAAGATCCGCGACCTGGTGCAGAACAATATCCGCCTGCCCTTGAGTGCCCTGCCCGGCCTGGCCATGCCCACGCCAATGGGCGGCAAGCAACGCCAGATCACCCTCGACCTCGACCCCCAGGCTCTGGCCGCAAAAGGCTTGTCGGCGCAGGACGTGGGTAACGCCCTGGCATTGCAGAACCAAATCATCCCGGTGGGCACCGCCAAACTCGGCCCCAACGAATACACGATCCTGCTCAACAACAGCCCCAAAGCGATTGACGAGCTGAACGACCTGCCGATCAAGACCGTCGACGGCGCCATCATCACCATTGGCCAAGTGGCCCACGTGCGTGACGGCTCGCCGCCACAGACCAACATCGTGCGCGTCGACGGTCACCGCGCAGTACTCATGCCGGCCTTGAAAAACGGCAGCATCTCGACCCTGTCGATCATCGACGGCATCCGCCAGATGCTGCCGCGTATCAACGAAACCCTGCCGCCGTCGCTGAAAACTTCGCTGTTGGGTGACGCCTCGGTGTTCGTTAAGCAGTCGGTAGGCAGCGTGGCTCAGGAAGGCATCATCGCCGCGCTGCTGACCAGTGCGATGATCCTGCTCTTTCTCGGCAGCTGGCGCTCGACGCTGATCATCGCCGCGTCGATTCCCCTCGCGGTGCTGTCGGCCATCGCGCTGCTGGCCGTCACCGGGCAAACCCTCAACGTGATGACCCTAGGCGGGCTGGCGTTGGCGGTGGGGATTCTGGTGGACGACGCCACAGTGACCATCGAAAACATCAACTGGCACCTGGAGCAAGGCAAGGCGGTGAAGACCGCGATCCTCGACGGCGCCGCGCAAATTGTCGGCCCGGCATTCGTCTCGCTGCTGTGCATCTGCATCGTGTTTGTGCCGATGTTCCTGCTGCAAGGCATCGCCGGTTACTTGTTCCGGCCGATGGCACTCGCGGTGATCTTTGCCATGGCCAGCTCGTTCATCCTTTCGCGCACCCTGGTGCCGACCCTGGCGATGTTTCTGCTCAAGCCGCATACGCCTGAGCAAGGCGCTGGGCATCACCCGGAAGATCAATTCATCAACCACCACGAGGGTGAGCAACACAAGAAACCCCGCAATCGCGCGCTGCAATCGGTGCTGAATTTCCAGCAAGGGTTCGAGCGGCACTTCTCGAATATCCGCGATACCTACCTCGGTCTATTGACGCTGGCCTTGGGCGCCCGCAAGCGCTTTATCGTCGGTTTCCTGGCCTGCGTGCTGGCGTCGTTCCTGCTGCTACCGAGCCTGGGCCAGGACTTCTTCCCGGCCACCGACGCCGGCGCCCTCGCCCTCCACGTACGCTTGCCGCTGGGCACACGTATTGAGGAAAGCGCCGCGGCCTTCGACCGGATTGAAGCGCGGATTCGCGAAGTGATCCCGGCCGAAGAACTGGACACCATCGTCGACAACATCGGCATTCCGCTCAGCGGCATCGACATGGCCTACAGCAGCAGCGGCACCATCGGCCCGCAGGATGGCGACATTCAGGTCACCCTGAAAAAGGACCACGCACCGACTGCCGACTACGTAAAAAAGCTGCGTGAAGCCTTGCCGGAAAGTTTCCCCGGCAGCCACTTCGCATTCCTGCCTGCGGATATCAGCAGCCAGATCCTCAACTTCGGTGCACCTGCCCCACTCGACGTGAAAATCTCCGGGCGCAGCGATGAAGAAAACCGCGCCTACGCCGTGGAACTTGAACGTCGCCTGCAACACGTGCCGGGCATTGCCGACCTGCGCATCCAGCAGTCCACCGGCTACCCGTCGCTACAAGTTAACGTCGACCGCATGCGCGCCAATGGCCTGGGCATCACCGAGCGTGACGTGACCAACAGCATGGTCGCCTCCCTCGCCGGCAGCTCGCAAACCGCGCCGACCTTTTGGCTCAACCCGGCCAACGGCGTGTCGTACTCGATCGTGGCCGCCACCCCGCAATACCGTCTCGACAGCCTGCCGTCACTGGAAGCCTTGCCGGTGACCGGCGCCGATGGCCAATCACAAATCCTCGGCGGCGTGGCTACCATCTCCCGCGTGCAAAGCCCGGCGGTGGTGACCCACTACAACATCGAACCGACCCTGGACCTGTACGCCAACGTGCAAGGCCGCGACCTCGGCGGCGTGGCCCGCGACGTGCAAAAAGTGCTGGATGACACCGCTTCCATGCGCCCCAAAGGCGCGGTGATCAGCCTGCATGGGCAGATCGATGCGCTGCATGAAGCCTTCAGTGGTTTGAGCTTCGGCCTGCTCGGCGCCGTGGTGCTGATCTACCTGCTGATCGTGGTCAACTTCCAGTCGTGGGCCGACCCGTTTGTGATCATCACCGCGCTGCCCGCAGCGTTGGCGGGGATCGTGTGGATGCTGTTTCTCAGCGGTACCTCGCTGTCGGTGCCCGCCCTCACCGGCGCCATCCTGTGCATGGGCGTGGCCACCGCCAACTCGATCCTGGTGGTGAGCTTCTGCCGTGAACGCCTAGCCGAACATGGCGATGCACTGAAGGCCGCCATGGAGGCCGGTTACACGCGCTTCCGGCCGGTGTGCATGACCGCCCTGGCGATGATCATCGGCATGCTGCCGCTGGCGATTTCCGAGGAG